DNA from Prunus persica cultivar Lovell chromosome G6, Prunus_persica_NCBIv2, whole genome shotgun sequence:
GATTCCCTTCATAGTACATGCACTACCCTTTGATCTTACAGTTCAGATTTTTATGCGCAGTTAGCAGCATTGCTTACTCTCATTGTCATCGTCATAGTAAATTTAGCAGTGGGAATCCTCCCACACGTGGACAACTTTGCTCATATTGGAGGATTTCTTTCTGGATTTCTTCTTGGATTTGTGTTTTTGATCCGCCCCCAATTTAAATGGCTTACCCAAAGGAATGCTCCTCCTGGGCATGTTTCAACTCCAGTTAAATCTAAACACAAGACATATCAATATGTATTGTGGGTTCTCGCTCTGATAATATTGATTGTTGGGTAAGCTCctccttgatccctgaaattcaattatttgACTTCATATACCTAATTGATTCCCTACATGAGAATTTGAAAGGCACACTTGATGAGTGGATGTTTACAATTAAATCAGGGTACTTGATTTCATAGAGATATGTTATGTCCTGTAATCTGTGTTCATCACTGTCACTGTTGATAATCTCTATATCTGCTTTTTTTCTGTATGTGTAATACTGATTGGTCACTTTGATGATAGTAATATATAATAGTGGGTTCGtcttctttgttgttttgttattgGAAATGGAAATTCATTTTCATCAGTATATGCGGGCATTTTGTCACACAAgtctattgtttttttttacaggtTTACTATTGGCATGGTTACTCTCCTTCGAGGGGTCAATCTGAATGATTACTGTTCCTGGTGTCATTATTTGAGCTGTGTCCCTACCTCAAAATGGAGCTGCAAGTCACAACAAATTTATTGTTTGGTAATTGATGCCGTACTTTTCTGTGCATATTAACTTCCACCTTAGTATTTGACAGATAGAAGTAATTGGTTCTTTATATGATGTGCCAACATAGTGGTAAATAGAAGAGAAACAGTAGACCAGACAGCTGTTTTAGTGCTAGTAAATATATCCTTatatcttctcttctttccttgTGGAGTTTTATATGGTTGCACTCAATACTTTAGTCTCAATATGCCATTTTAAGCTAATGTCATCAAGAAACTTAGTTTAAGAAATGAACTCAAGAAATACTAAAGAGTTCTCAGCTCTCGTGTCTGCTTCACTAAAATTATGATGAGATATGTGGGCTCCATGTAGCCAAACTGCATTCCTCTCAATATGACTTTTTGTTATACTCCATGATCCATTATgagtttttaaattgttttctgaATTGAGTTTTTGAGGGTACTGAATTGGAGATCAcctaaataattgaaaagcaGGACATatcagagagagggagagattatatatagagagcaGGAAAATTACTTATATACTAACTTGTTAGATTGGTTTTGTACTGATATATTGTTCTGTATATGCATGTGTGCAACAAACCTTGCAGTCCAGCCAGTTAGGAAATCAGCTGAACTTGACATGCGTAAGCAACGGGAGAAATGGCACTTATTCATTGCTGGATGGCAACCCCACCCGGGCTCAACAGCTATGCGCTGAGCTTTGCAGTTGACATACATGCACACAGCAAGAGATGATAGAATGTTGATTGATATGAGATTCATATATCTGTAGagaatatttcttttcttttttttttttggttgggtaAGAGTAGTCTTGTGTATTCACCAAGTAATGGTTattcttttcattcttttattgCTTCTGTACTCTTATTTTTACTAGCTGAAAAAGAGGGTTTGTAAATACAGATAGGGATGTACTTATTGATGGCAACTTGAAGTGAAAACAGCCAGTTCTATTTTGTgctactttctctcttttccatCTCTGGCAAtttaaaaagacaaaacaaaaaacattacTGGACTTCAAGTTAGAACAAGCCCATGGGCCGTGGCCCAAGAATGTAGATATGCTCTAAGAAGATTGTAGATGAAAACTTAATTAATGTAGTCCCCTTACAAGTGTTATTGTTAATGAAAAAACTGTAAAactttatactaaaaaaaaaaacagattctTTATCTATCAATTGTCAATGTCGAGTGCAATAATAGTTGGATCCATGATTTTTTgtaaagtattttttttaattatgaaattgagtttTAATGTTATGTTTAGTGTTTAAGATGGTACTATGAGGTACAATTTGGAATATTAGGGGGTTTTATTCTTGCCATAATTAGGAAGGGGGAGGGGTTTGTCTTACATACACGCTGCCAATGTATTATTGGGCTTCGAATTTGAGAATACTGGTTTGCAAGTTAAGATCTTTCTATACTAAGTTAGACCTCGTTGACGAGAATAGTGGGTTAGAGAGGATAAAATTAATTCAATGATGTGTTTGGCGCTATACTTAACTGGATTATGATATTACATGGGTTAGTAGGACTAGACATAAACCCATTAAACATAATTTCAACTTTTTAGTGTGATTCATAATCCTACTACATTTATATAACACTATTAGATATAATCCAATCCAAGCCACCAAATATTTGATTAGAATCTTGAATTATAACCGTCACCAAATGTGGCCTAGAGGGCTTTTCTGGGAAGACCAgtctgttataaaaaaaacagactGGGTGGGTGGCCCCAGCTTTGTTTTCCATGTTTGCTTAGGTTCAAAAAAATTGCGCGCGTGTTAGTTTTGCCGTCGACTCTAGTATCCCTCCGTAGCTCTTTGAATTGGCACTCAGCTTCTGAAGTTAACATTTGCTTGCTATCATGGCTGAGCTTTCAAGAGATTGTTGGAGTTTATAGCATTTGCGTGGCAAAGGGTGAAGCACGCATTGCAGCTTCAAAGTCCAGAAGAAGTTGGCGTCAGTTGCCTCTTGGAAGTAAGCAAGTGAAGTCGTCTAATTTGGAAATGCAAGCGCGATGCAGGTTCTTTCCATCCCATCTGTAAATTTACTTTCCATGCCTCAAATGGAACTTACCAATTTCACAACACAATACCATCTCTCTCTACAGTCAATTACCCAATTTAAAAAGGGTGTTTTTGGTTGTGAAATTGATCTAAATATACTCACTTTTCAATGCAATGTTGGTTCTCTGTTGCAGCTCCATGCATTTGGGACCTCCAATCTCAAAAGCTGGCAAGGTTTCCTAAGGCAGCTATGGCTACATACAACACAACCACCGTAGTCATGAAATCCCTCCACAAATTGGGTATTTTGCACAGATTGCAGGTATTACTTGTAGACAATAACTCATTTACTATTGAGTTTATTATCCTAAACACTAAAACCAACCATTTCCTGAACCTCTTCTCCCATAAACTAACAGAATAAATAGTATTGAAGCTTAATTGTCACCGAATAATTTTACTTATCTTCACATCCGTCATGAACTTTGTTTAATCAATTGAGAGGGGATTTGAACTTCAAATCTTTTCCTAAGAAAGTATCactaaattaaaaactaattgTTACTTCTTAGAGAAATTAGTGTGTAGTTCTATTGTAATTTGCAACTTAACGCCGACAACAACAGTCGTTGCCATTTGGGAATTTAGTCAAGTTGTCTTTGGAGAAGACAGTACTTaagattaaatatttatacagTTCAGTGTGGTTTGGTTTGTCCATAAGCCAGTTcgatttttgattttggagcggaatcttttttttttttaaattttttttttttacaaaatccaactaaaattttatttttatggctttaaaaatcacaaataacccaatttcatgcaaatgGAGGTGATTGAGtctagaaaagagagatgatttGAAGTTGGGCTTAGGAAAAGATTAGTTATGGGTTAagtatattattaaaaaataaaaaatacatagcCGGTCCAATTTAGTTTGGTCCAAATGTTTTactacaaaaaccaaaattgaacCAATCTGGTCCAGTCCagtttttggtcaactcggtccAATTTCTATCCTTCATATCCAACCCATTAGAGTCAAAGACCCTTATCCTGGGAGAACATTGCCATCCCTACTGCTAGTCTGTTTTCTGAAATGAACTTTTGAGGGCCCTGAATATGTGATCGCCccaataaaactaaaaatcagGATACATATTTAGAGAGatgtttattaattatattttgatcTCGCCCAGGATACTTACTATTATTCATTAACACAAttattttcatctttcttCTACAGTCTTATGTCATATCCACATGTTATCATCAgatatgtatttgtattttcataAAGTCCATGGTGTACAAGTCTTATATGTTTTCGTTTAATAACAATCCACTTAATTGAATTCAAGCAAACCAACGTATGATTAGTGCCAGAAGAAATTAATCACTGGCCTTTATCAACGTATTTCTTGCACCACACGTTGGTGGAAATGTATTGTTGCTGGGGCTGCTTCCACTCAGCTTCCTGGggacaattttgtaattgtcattttaacaacCATACAATACAAGTCCAACAAACGGTGGTTGCGAGAATAGTATTCGAAGGAAATGAAGTCGTCTCAATTTGGAAAAGCAAGTCAACAAGGACtaatttggctaattcttTGCAAGTGACTAATGGAAAGCAAGTCAACCGTGGCTGATCGTAATGACCGGGACTTGGTTAAGCGCATTACTCAATCTTATTTATAAACCAGTTTGCCATGCCTTCATAATCAAACTCAGAATGGGGGTTTTGGTTATGAAActgattttattaatatacTCACTTGTGAATGGAGCATTGTTCGTTTGCTCCATGCATTTGAGAATGGGAGGCAACGAGACCGATAGGCTTGCACTGCTAGCCATCAAAGCTCAAATAAAGCAAGATCCTCATAATGTATTGAGCTCCTGGAATGAATCCATTCACTTTTGCTCGTGGCACGGTGTCTCCTGCGGTCGATACCATCACCAGAGGCAGAGGGTCACAAAGCTGAACCTGCAATCTCAAGACCTGGTAGGGTCCCTATCTCCAAACGTAGGAAATCTAAGTTTCCTAAGGGAACTAGAACTACAAAACAACAACTTCAGCAGTAAAATCCCTCCAGAAATTGGGAATTTGGGTAGATTGCAGGTACTATCTCTACACAACAACTCATTTAGTGGCCCTATTCCATACAACATATCATATTGCTCCAACCTCATCTTCATGAATTTCGGTTTCAACGGGTTGGTGGGTAACCTTTCCTCTCTGGAGCCTATTCCCTCTATGATTGGGTTGAAAGCCTTAGAAGAATTAGACCTTTCTCACAACAATTTGTGGTgtgaaattccaaaatttctaGAGCGTTTTGTCTCATTGAAGAAACTAGACCTATCTTTCAATGACTTTTGGGGAGAAGTACCAACTGGAGGTGCTTTTAAAAATGCAAGTGTGATTTTAATTACTGGCAACCCCATGCTCTGTGGCGGAATTGCTAATCTCCAACTGCCCAAGTGCGAGTCCCCAAAGGGAGGATCATCTCGTAGCTTGATAATCCGTTTCGTACTCTCTGGACTTGCTCTTCTCGGAATTGCTATGGAGATgtactatttctttctttgttcgtcgagaaagaaaaggaaagaaattccATTGAGCACATTGCCGAACTCTCTTGTGCAAGTGTCATACGCTACTCTCCTAAAAGCTACCGATGAGTTCTCTTCCGCTAATCGGATTGGTGCAGGCAGTTTTGGGTCTGTGTACAGAGGAGTTCTTTATGATGATGGTAAAGCCCAGCTTGTTGCTGTGAAGGTGTTCAACTTGTTGCGGCATGGAGCATCAAAGAGTTTCAAATCCGAATGTGAGGCTTTAAGAAACATCAGGCATCGAAATCTTGTCAAGATTATGACTGCATGTTCAAGTGTTGATTTTCATGGTCATGATTTCAAGGCTCTGGTTTACGAGTACATGGAGAGAGGAAGCTTAGAGGAGTGGCTGCATCCTCCTACTGAAATTGAAGAGGTAAGAGAGGCACTCAATCTAGAGCAAAGACTAGACATTGCCATTGATGTTGCTTGTACATTGGATTATCTTCATAATCATTGCGAAACACCAATAGTTCATTGTGATCTCAAGCCAAGCAATGTTCTTTTGGATAACGAGATGACTGGACATGTTTCTGACTTTGGACTCGCAAGATTTCTCTCCCAAAAAACTGGTACTAATGCTTCAGAAAATCAAACAAGTTCCATTGGAATAAAAGGAACAGTTGGTTATGCTGCTCCAGGTAAGTGgtgtcctttttttctttttaaatcttACGAAGTTTAGCTATTTTACTAACAATTGTGCTGATAATATCTTATGGTGTTTCAATGGTAGAGTACGGTATGGGAAGTGAGGTGTCAACAAATGGAGAAGTCTACAGCTTCGGTATTCTTCTGTTAGAGATGTTCTCAGGAAAGCGACCCACCGACGACATGTTTAATGGCGACCTAAACCTTCATACTTTTGTTAAAATGGATTTCCCTGAGCGAGTTATGGAGATTGCAGATTCAACACTTTTTGAAGGAGGCATTAACGAGAGAAGGGTTCGAAAGATTGAGGTGTGCTTGAATTCAATATTTAGAATTGGAATTGAATGCTCTGCTGTATCTCCAACGGACCGTCTGAAGAATATCAATGATGCTGTACCTCAACTGCATTTCATTAGAGATGTTCTTGTTGGCACTAGTAAAAAACTAGGCTAAAAGAACAAATTCCATTCATGCTTTTATGTTAAATAACACGGATATTCATGCTCTATAAAGCTGGCCACGCTGCAGCCactttaaagttgttgatgcTCTTTATAGGAGTTTCTTGATTATAGAGCACAAATGTATTATTTCATGGCAGAAATTTAGAGCACGAATGAAACATTTGTGCTTATATAGAAGATGGCCCCCACCAAAACTCCACCTTTTGACAATAGCTCTTTGAGAATacgaaaataatatatatatatatattattattattattactagccTTTCTGCACGCGTTTTCGCGCCTGCAAgaggctttttaaaaaaaaaaataaatttattttagaattaaaaaggataatggatagttgtgttccataaaaataggatccattatctgaattttcttttttttaaaatttttttaatacgaaaaattgtgaatttaccatattatcctcatttaattaataatttcaattcttaatgtttgcgttaaccaagggcattttctggtattttgaatgtttcaccattctctgccttttgctttatatatatagattattattattttattaatatggACACAAATTTCTCTAAATGTGGctaaaatgcaaattttaaaaaataaaaataaaaataaaaaagaaaataaactgagataccaaaaacaaataaattttgttacaATAATTCTTTTGTACAACTTTGAGTATCTCCTTATTTTACTAATTTGCAACAAAGTCCCTCCTGACAATAGCATCTTC
Protein-coding regions in this window:
- the LOC18772285 gene encoding putative receptor-like protein kinase At3g47110, whose amino-acid sequence is MTGTWLSALLNLIYKPVCHAFIIKLRMGVLVMKLILLIYSLVNGALFVCSMHLRMGGNETDRLALLAIKAQIKQDPHNVLSSWNESIHFCSWHGVSCGRYHHQRQRVTKLNLQSQDLVGSLSPNVGNLSFLRELELQNNNFSSKIPPEIGNLGRLQVLSLHNNSFSGPIPYNISYCSNLIFMNFGFNGLVGNLSSLEPIPSMIGLKALEELDLSHNNLWCEIPKFLERFVSLKKLDLSFNDFWGEVPTGGAFKNASVILITGNPMLCGGIANLQLPKCESPKGGSSRSLIIRFVLSGLALLGIAMEMYYFFLCSSRKKRKEIPLSTLPNSLVQVSYATLLKATDEFSSANRIGAGSFGSVYRGVLYDDGKAQLVAVKVFNLLRHGASKSFKSECEALRNIRHRNLVKIMTACSSVDFHGHDFKALVYEYMERGSLEEWLHPPTEIEEVREALNLEQRLDIAIDVACTLDYLHNHCETPIVHCDLKPSNVLLDNEMTGHVSDFGLARFLSQKTGTNASENQTSSIGIKGTVGYAAPEYGMGSEVSTNGEVYSFGILLLEMFSGKRPTDDMFNGDLNLHTFVKMDFPERVMEIADSTLFEGGINERRVRKIESFIVECEALRNIKHRNLVKIITACSSVDFHGNDFKALVYEYMENGSLEEWLHPPTEVEEVREALNLEQRLDIAIDVACALDYLHNHCETPIVHCDLKPSNVLLDNEMTGHVSDFGLARFLSQQTGTNASENPTSSIGIKGTVGYAAPEYGMGNEVSTNGDVYSFGILLLEMFAGKRPTDDMFNGDLNLHTYVKMAFPNRVMEIVDSTLFEGGTSERRVQKIEVCLNSIFRIGIECSAESPTDRLKNISDAASELHSIRDVLLG